A genomic stretch from Aminobacter aminovorans includes:
- a CDS encoding phosphotransferase produces MDASRFVGTEPLAADSKIDVARLHAYLKANIDGCGGALTVERFRGGQSNPTMLLSFDGKRKLVLRKKPDGKLLPSAHAVDREFRVISALRDSDVPVAGARLICGDESIVGAMFYVMDFVEGRSFWAPALPEQSPAERKAIYLEMNRVAAALHTTDYNAVGLEDFGKPGDYVARQVARWSKQYRASETETIEAMDRLIEWLPGNIPPETRTSLIHGDFRIDNMIFHPTEPCVLAVVDWELSTLGEPMADFAYHMLTWRLPNQPYRGLADLDITELGIPDERSYRDTYLKATGQEGVPDRHWYAYLAYSLFRVAGIRQGIMKRVVDGNAVSAHAREAGALARPVAEFGWHYAELAMKS; encoded by the coding sequence ATGGATGCCAGCCGCTTCGTCGGTACCGAGCCGCTCGCCGCAGACAGCAAGATCGACGTCGCGCGGCTGCATGCCTACCTCAAGGCCAACATCGACGGCTGCGGGGGTGCGCTGACTGTCGAGCGCTTCCGCGGCGGCCAGTCCAACCCAACGATGTTGTTGTCCTTCGACGGCAAGCGCAAGCTAGTGCTTCGAAAGAAGCCCGACGGCAAGCTGTTGCCGTCGGCACATGCCGTCGACCGTGAGTTCCGTGTCATCAGCGCGCTGCGCGACAGCGACGTGCCGGTCGCCGGGGCACGGCTGATCTGTGGCGACGAGAGCATCGTCGGCGCCATGTTCTACGTCATGGATTTCGTCGAGGGTCGTTCGTTCTGGGCGCCTGCCTTGCCCGAGCAATCGCCTGCAGAACGCAAGGCCATCTATCTCGAGATGAACCGCGTCGCAGCCGCTCTCCACACCACGGACTACAACGCTGTCGGGCTCGAGGATTTCGGCAAGCCGGGAGACTATGTGGCGCGCCAGGTGGCGCGGTGGTCCAAGCAGTATCGGGCGTCGGAGACCGAAACCATCGAGGCGATGGACCGGCTTATCGAATGGCTGCCCGGCAACATTCCGCCTGAAACACGGACATCGCTGATCCATGGCGATTTCCGCATCGACAACATGATCTTCCATCCGACCGAACCATGCGTGCTGGCTGTCGTCGACTGGGAGCTGTCGACGCTGGGCGAACCGATGGCCGACTTTGCCTATCACATGCTGACATGGCGCCTGCCAAACCAGCCCTATCGCGGCCTGGCCGACCTCGACATTACGGAACTTGGCATTCCCGACGAGCGCAGCTACCGCGACACCTACCTCAAGGCGACTGGGCAGGAAGGCGTTCCGGACCGCCATTGGTACGCCTATCTAGCCTATAGCCTGTTCCGCGTCGCAGGCATTCGCCAAGGCATCATGAAACGTGTGGTCGATGGCAATGCGGTGAGCGCGCATGCCCGCGAAGCCGGGGCGCTGGCGCGACCGGTCGCCGAATTCGGCTGGCACTACGCCGAACTGGCAATGAAATCATAA
- a CDS encoding SDR family NAD(P)-dependent oxidoreductase produces the protein MTDTSLAGMANSLLGKVTLISGGGAGIGRAIALALGRCGAVIVVAEKDKGRADKVRAELDAAGVCNIVVCADVTNADAVDQVVALVRDGFGRLDVLVNNVGDFLGVHKPFAETTRVEWNALYGVNLEHIFLVTHAALPLLRQGENASIINISTIEAFRGIPNFAVYSAFKTAITGFTKSLALELAPENIRVNAIAPETTETEQIQILNWIPEEHQHMVKRWMPLGRYGQPDDAAGAALFLASPLSSWITGTTINLDGGALAAGGWRQTADGTWTNRPVITGHAHKG, from the coding sequence ATGACTGACACCTCGCTCGCCGGCATGGCCAACTCCCTGCTCGGCAAGGTCACCCTGATCAGCGGCGGCGGTGCCGGCATCGGACGTGCCATCGCGCTGGCCTTGGGGCGCTGCGGGGCCGTTATCGTGGTGGCGGAGAAGGACAAGGGCCGTGCCGACAAGGTGCGTGCCGAACTTGATGCGGCAGGTGTCTGCAACATCGTCGTCTGCGCCGACGTGACCAATGCGGATGCCGTCGACCAAGTGGTCGCGCTGGTCAGAGACGGTTTTGGTCGGCTCGACGTGCTGGTCAATAATGTCGGCGACTTCCTCGGCGTCCACAAGCCGTTCGCCGAGACGACGCGGGTCGAATGGAATGCGCTTTACGGCGTCAACCTCGAACACATCTTCCTGGTGACGCATGCGGCGCTGCCTTTGCTGCGCCAGGGTGAGAACGCCAGCATTATCAACATCTCAACCATCGAAGCCTTCCGCGGCATTCCCAATTTCGCCGTCTACAGCGCCTTCAAGACCGCCATCACCGGTTTCACCAAGAGCCTGGCGCTCGAACTCGCGCCTGAAAACATCAGGGTCAACGCGATCGCACCGGAGACGACGGAGACCGAGCAGATCCAGATCCTGAATTGGATCCCCGAGGAGCACCAGCACATGGTCAAGCGCTGGATGCCGCTTGGACGTTACGGCCAGCCTGATGATGCGGCGGGTGCCGCCCTCTTCCTGGCCTCGCCACTGTCGAGCTGGATTACCGGCACGACCATCAATCTCGACGGTGGCGCGCTCGCCGCGGGCGGATGGCGACAGACAGCGGATGGCACGTGGACGAACCGTCCCGTCATCACCGGACACGCCCACAAGGGTTGA
- a CDS encoding SDR family NAD(P)-dependent oxidoreductase — translation MKNRPVAVVTGASRGLGRGIAIALGEAGFTVYCTGRSDRQAVGPWGGTVRDTAELVDQAGGKGIVAICDHLDDFKTEALFKRVDAEQGRLDLLVNNAFAMPDWAVPDGNFWERPLSLWRDMIDVGLRSSYAASHFAAPIMVRQRCGLIANTSGPGGKIYRHALPYGVGKAGQDKLAHDMAHELRPFDVAAISLWPGLIGTERTLAGIAAGGVVGDNAGNLPHIETPFFIGRVLAAIHAAGDAMTLSGGTFYSTELASRYGVTDADGRLPESRRPLFGAPLYQPISCEVGEAVHDSGV, via the coding sequence ATGAAAAACAGGCCGGTCGCCGTCGTCACTGGCGCCAGCCGGGGGCTTGGCCGCGGCATCGCCATAGCACTCGGTGAAGCGGGCTTCACCGTCTATTGCACCGGCCGCAGCGACCGGCAGGCCGTCGGCCCATGGGGCGGAACCGTACGCGACACCGCAGAACTGGTCGACCAGGCCGGGGGCAAGGGCATCGTTGCCATTTGCGATCACCTCGACGATTTCAAGACGGAAGCGCTGTTCAAACGCGTCGACGCCGAGCAAGGTCGTCTCGACCTGCTCGTCAACAACGCCTTCGCCATGCCCGACTGGGCCGTACCTGACGGCAATTTCTGGGAGCGTCCCCTGTCGCTCTGGCGCGACATGATCGATGTCGGCCTGCGCTCGAGTTATGCGGCGAGCCATTTTGCGGCTCCCATCATGGTCCGCCAGCGTTGCGGCCTGATCGCCAACACCTCCGGCCCCGGCGGCAAGATCTACCGCCACGCCTTGCCTTATGGCGTCGGCAAGGCCGGCCAGGACAAGCTGGCCCATGACATGGCGCATGAGTTGCGCCCCTTCGACGTCGCCGCGATTTCACTGTGGCCGGGCCTGATCGGCACTGAGCGCACGCTTGCCGGCATCGCCGCGGGTGGCGTCGTCGGCGACAATGCCGGCAACCTGCCGCATATCGAGACACCGTTCTTCATCGGTCGCGTGCTGGCGGCGATCCATGCTGCCGGTGATGCCATGACGCTCAGCGGCGGCACCTTCTATTCGACCGAACTCGCGAGCCGTTACGGCGTCACCGATGCCGATGGACGTCTGCCCGAATCGCGGCGGCCGCTGTTCGGCGCCCCGCTCTATCAGCCGATCTCCTGCGAGGTCGGCGAAGCAGTCCATGACAGCGGCGTGTGA
- a CDS encoding SDR family NAD(P)-dependent oxidoreductase, whose translation MSGLYPAEGAAIVIGGSGGVGAEICRVLARDGCDVALTYHSNQAKAEAAAESVRAEGRKASTHKLNIEDVEATRAFIDGVAEANGGIHTVVYAAGPLVPLIHLSKIEPEQMRKHLMQDAFGFFNVVHYAIPHLRKARGSVVACQSSAQYRFAAADGLSVVPKSAVHALMKGIAKEEGRYGIRSNGVALGIIETGQHTELSKLGYIDDKYMQAAAMNTPLRRNGKAIDIAEAVSFLASSRAGFISGEVINVDGGYHV comes from the coding sequence ATGAGCGGACTGTATCCGGCCGAGGGAGCAGCCATCGTCATCGGTGGCAGCGGTGGCGTCGGCGCCGAGATCTGCCGCGTTCTGGCGCGCGACGGCTGTGACGTGGCGCTGACTTATCACAGCAACCAGGCCAAGGCGGAAGCTGCTGCGGAATCGGTCCGCGCCGAGGGGCGCAAGGCGTCCACCCACAAGCTCAACATCGAGGACGTCGAGGCAACCCGCGCCTTCATCGACGGCGTGGCGGAAGCCAATGGCGGCATCCATACCGTCGTCTATGCGGCCGGGCCGCTGGTGCCGCTCATCCACCTCAGCAAGATTGAACCGGAACAGATGCGCAAGCACCTGATGCAGGACGCCTTCGGCTTCTTCAACGTCGTCCATTACGCCATTCCGCATCTGCGCAAGGCGCGCGGCTCTGTCGTCGCCTGCCAGAGCTCGGCGCAGTACCGCTTTGCCGCGGCCGACGGCCTTTCCGTCGTGCCGAAGTCGGCGGTGCATGCGCTGATGAAGGGCATCGCCAAGGAAGAGGGGCGCTACGGCATCCGATCCAATGGCGTGGCGCTCGGCATCATCGAGACCGGCCAGCACACCGAGCTCAGCAAACTCGGCTACATCGACGACAAGTACATGCAGGCGGCGGCCATGAACACGCCGCTGCGCCGCAACGGCAAGGCGATCGACATTGCCGAGGCCGTGTCGTTCCTGGCCTCCAGCCGTGCCGGCTTCATCTCTGGCGAGGTCATCAATGTCGATGGCGGTTATCACGTCTGA
- a CDS encoding VOC family protein — MTADHLGFAQGLKPILGPATQLGFVVRDIEKAMQHWIDVFGVGPFIFMERGVSQPVSTTWHRGQPVEVELRLAFGYMGDVQIELIEQTNDASSPYTDFLAAGREGLQHLGFWVHDHAEATSRVEAAGYERDYEIRVAGQDQSILYYRSPDLYGPMLEIVPPMWRRSRKAVLDHIRAYTGADPIIRFDTYSAFIQHAGVKFD; from the coding sequence ATGACCGCAGACCATCTCGGATTTGCACAAGGCTTGAAGCCCATTCTGGGGCCAGCCACACAGCTTGGTTTCGTCGTCCGCGATATCGAGAAGGCAATGCAACACTGGATCGACGTCTTCGGCGTCGGTCCCTTCATCTTCATGGAACGCGGCGTCAGCCAGCCGGTCAGCACAACCTGGCATCGCGGCCAGCCTGTCGAGGTCGAGCTGCGGCTCGCCTTCGGCTACATGGGCGACGTGCAGATCGAGCTGATCGAGCAGACCAACGACGCCTCGTCTCCCTACACGGATTTCCTGGCGGCCGGTCGCGAAGGCCTGCAGCATCTGGGCTTCTGGGTGCACGACCATGCCGAGGCGACCTCTCGCGTCGAGGCTGCCGGCTATGAGCGCGACTACGAGATCCGAGTCGCCGGCCAGGACCAGTCGATCCTCTATTATCGCTCGCCTGATCTCTACGGACCGATGCTGGAGATCGTGCCGCCGATGTGGCGCCGTTCGCGGAAGGCGGTGCTCGACCACATCCGCGCCTACACCGGTGCCGATCCGATCATTCGTTTCGACACCTATAGCGCCTTCATTCAGCACGCCGGCGTCAAGTTCGACTGA
- a CDS encoding acyl-CoA dehydrogenase family protein, whose product MDFEYSDKTKSLLGRLNAFMDEHVYPNERRYHEEVEADRWGHPPVLEELKAKAKAVGLWNLFLPDSSHGAGLTNTEYAPLCEVMGRVHFSSQIFNCSAPDTGNIETIERYGTEAQKARWLPAMLDGSIRSAFAMTEPDVASSDATNIQSSIVRDGDDYVINGRKWWISGVGDRHCELLIFMGKTDPGAAKHQQQSMILVPMDTPGIKVLRPMTVFGYDDAPHGHMDMLFENVRVPATNMLLGEGRGFEIAQGRLGPGRIHHCMRLIGLAERCLELMCRRVKSRVAFGRPIGEQSVTLERIAESRIMIDQARLLTLKAAYMMDTVGNKAARAEIGMIKVAAPNMACKVIDWAIQAHGAAGVSQDFVLANYYAHARKLRFADGPDEVHRNQIGRFELAKYLD is encoded by the coding sequence ATGGACTTCGAATACAGCGACAAGACAAAAAGCCTGCTCGGGCGGCTCAATGCCTTCATGGACGAGCATGTCTATCCCAATGAACGCCGCTATCACGAAGAGGTCGAAGCCGACCGCTGGGGCCATCCGCCTGTCCTCGAAGAATTGAAGGCCAAGGCCAAGGCAGTCGGGCTGTGGAACCTGTTTCTGCCGGACTCCTCCCACGGCGCAGGCCTGACCAACACAGAATATGCCCCGCTCTGCGAGGTCATGGGACGGGTGCACTTCTCGTCGCAGATATTCAACTGTTCGGCGCCCGACACCGGCAATATCGAGACCATCGAGCGCTACGGCACCGAGGCGCAGAAGGCGCGCTGGCTGCCTGCTATGCTCGACGGTTCGATCCGCTCTGCTTTCGCCATGACCGAGCCCGATGTCGCATCGAGCGACGCGACCAACATCCAGAGTTCGATCGTCCGCGACGGCGACGACTACGTCATCAATGGTCGCAAGTGGTGGATATCAGGCGTCGGCGACCGCCACTGCGAATTGCTGATCTTCATGGGTAAGACCGATCCAGGTGCTGCTAAGCACCAGCAGCAGTCGATGATCCTGGTGCCGATGGACACGCCAGGCATCAAGGTGCTGAGGCCGATGACCGTGTTCGGTTATGACGACGCGCCGCACGGCCACATGGACATGCTGTTCGAAAACGTTCGGGTACCGGCAACCAACATGCTTCTGGGCGAAGGCCGCGGCTTCGAGATCGCGCAAGGCCGCCTCGGGCCTGGCCGCATCCACCACTGCATGCGGCTGATCGGCCTGGCCGAGCGCTGCCTGGAACTGATGTGCCGGCGGGTCAAGAGCCGCGTCGCCTTCGGTCGGCCGATCGGCGAACAGTCGGTTACGCTCGAGCGCATCGCCGAATCCCGCATCATGATCGACCAGGCCAGGCTTCTGACGCTGAAGGCTGCCTATATGATGGACACCGTCGGCAACAAGGCAGCGCGCGCCGAGATCGGCATGATCAAGGTGGCGGCGCCGAACATGGCCTGCAAGGTCATCGACTGGGCGATCCAGGCGCATGGGGCTGCCGGCGTTTCGCAGGACTTCGTGCTCGCCAACTACTATGCGCATGCCCGCAAGCTGCGCTTCGCCGACGGTCCAGACGAGGTGCACCGCAACCAGATCGGGCGCTTCGAACTCGCCAAATACTTGGACTGA
- a CDS encoding nuclear transport factor 2 family protein has translation MDLADRIAAEHECAKLVQRYCVLVDDYRHEELVALWAPDGLWETWKGPLRGHAKMRAYLDAKAQTDTTIHMAHNIVIDVIDADNARGVATFTYHGTSRDDPKATLPRVVGRYFDRFVRTPDGWRFAHRRTDMTFRAS, from the coding sequence ATGGACCTTGCAGATCGGATCGCTGCCGAGCACGAATGCGCCAAGCTGGTGCAGCGCTATTGCGTGCTTGTCGACGACTACAGGCACGAGGAACTGGTCGCGCTTTGGGCGCCTGACGGCTTGTGGGAAACCTGGAAGGGGCCACTCAGGGGCCATGCAAAAATGCGCGCCTATCTCGACGCCAAGGCGCAGACCGACACCACCATCCACATGGCGCACAACATCGTCATCGACGTGATCGATGCCGACAATGCGCGTGGGGTAGCGACTTTCACCTATCATGGAACGAGTCGCGACGATCCAAAAGCGACGTTGCCACGCGTCGTCGGGCGCTATTTCGACCGCTTCGTCCGCACCCCCGATGGCTGGCGCTTCGCCCACAGGCGCACCGACATGACCTTCCGTGCCAGCTGA
- a CDS encoding acetyl-CoA C-acyltransferase, with protein sequence MREAVIVSVARTPIGKAFRGAFNDTEAPALSGHAVREAVIRAGIAPDAVEDVIMGCSAQQGTQGYNIGRLTAAAAGLPDSVPGMSIDRMCSSGLMAVSIAAKQIIVDGMETIVAGGVESISLTQNKHKNSYRSRSQAVTSQWPHMYLTMIETAEIVARKYGISREAQDEFSLASQLRTAAAHQAGRFDDEIVPMASRKMVVNKDTNETSFQDVTLEQDEGFRADTNLEGLAKLKPVFADGEVIKTGEYVTAGNSSQLSDGAAALVVMEAKRAEQLGLKPLGAYRGMTVAGCAPEEMGIGPIFAVPKLLQKHGLKVDDIGLWELNEAFASQAVYCRDTLGIDPEKLNVNGGAIAVGHPFGMTGARTAGHVLIEGRRRGVKYGVVTMCVGGGMGAAGLFEIFN encoded by the coding sequence TTGCGTGAAGCCGTCATCGTTTCCGTTGCCCGCACCCCAATCGGCAAAGCCTTTCGTGGCGCCTTCAACGACACCGAGGCGCCGGCGCTGTCGGGCCATGCGGTGCGCGAGGCGGTCATTCGCGCCGGCATCGCCCCCGATGCCGTCGAGGACGTCATCATGGGTTGCTCGGCCCAGCAGGGCACACAAGGCTACAATATCGGCCGCCTGACCGCCGCTGCCGCAGGCCTGCCCGACAGCGTGCCGGGCATGTCGATCGATCGCATGTGCTCGTCGGGTCTGATGGCTGTGTCGATCGCGGCCAAGCAGATCATCGTCGACGGTATGGAGACGATCGTTGCCGGTGGCGTCGAATCGATCAGCCTGACCCAGAACAAGCACAAGAACAGCTACCGCTCGCGTTCTCAGGCGGTGACCTCGCAGTGGCCGCACATGTACCTTACGATGATCGAGACCGCCGAGATCGTCGCCAGGAAATACGGCATCAGCCGCGAGGCCCAGGACGAGTTCTCGCTCGCCAGCCAGTTGCGCACCGCTGCTGCCCACCAGGCCGGCCGCTTCGATGACGAGATCGTGCCGATGGCGTCGCGCAAGATGGTGGTCAACAAGGACACTAATGAGACCAGCTTCCAGGATGTGACGCTGGAGCAGGACGAAGGTTTCCGTGCCGACACCAATCTGGAAGGTCTGGCCAAGTTGAAGCCGGTCTTCGCCGATGGCGAGGTAATAAAGACTGGCGAGTACGTGACCGCCGGCAACTCGTCGCAGCTGTCGGACGGCGCGGCCGCATTGGTGGTCATGGAAGCCAAGCGCGCCGAGCAGCTCGGCCTCAAGCCACTTGGCGCCTATCGCGGCATGACGGTTGCCGGTTGCGCGCCTGAAGAGATGGGCATCGGGCCGATCTTCGCCGTACCGAAACTTCTTCAGAAGCACGGCCTCAAGGTCGACGACATCGGTCTGTGGGAACTCAACGAAGCCTTCGCCAGCCAGGCCGTCTACTGCCGCGACACGCTTGGCATCGATCCGGAAAAACTCAACGTCAACGGTGGCGCCATTGCCGTCGGCCACCCGTTCGGAATGACCGGCGCGCGCACGGCCGGCCATGTGCTGATCGAAGGCCGTCGCCGCGGCGTGAAATACGGCGTCGTCACGATGTGCGTTGGCGGCGGCATGGGCGCTGCCGGCCTCTTCGAAATCTTCAACTGA
- a CDS encoding CoA-transferase subunit beta, with product MTTAKEFTLAELIVAVGAQAWAADGEVLATGIGPLPRLAAGLAKLTCAPGIMMTDGEAYLVEDPIPLGPRGDYKPKLSGWMPYSRVFDSVWSGRRHAMVTPVQVDRYGQGNISALGGEFQKPKVAMLGVRGFPGNSICHKNSMFLPSHSKRTFVEGEVDVVASVGYNAKNWPEGAKPADVKLGVVITDLCVFDFNGPDHAAQVLSLHPGVTFEQVQDATGFPLLRAEGMTTTAAPTEEQMAIIAKLDPHNVRATVLKGNPPGVRAA from the coding sequence ATGACGACTGCAAAAGAATTCACTCTTGCCGAACTGATCGTAGCTGTCGGTGCACAGGCCTGGGCAGCCGATGGCGAGGTTCTCGCTACCGGCATCGGCCCGCTTCCGCGCCTCGCCGCCGGCCTTGCCAAGCTCACCTGCGCGCCCGGCATCATGATGACGGACGGCGAGGCTTACCTCGTCGAAGACCCGATTCCGCTCGGACCGCGCGGCGACTACAAGCCGAAGCTTTCCGGATGGATGCCATACAGCCGTGTGTTCGACAGCGTCTGGAGCGGCCGTCGGCATGCCATGGTGACTCCAGTGCAGGTCGACCGCTACGGTCAGGGCAACATCTCCGCACTTGGCGGCGAGTTCCAGAAGCCGAAGGTTGCCATGCTTGGCGTCCGCGGCTTCCCCGGCAACTCGATCTGCCACAAGAACTCGATGTTCCTGCCCAGCCACTCCAAGCGCACTTTCGTCGAAGGTGAGGTCGATGTGGTGGCGAGCGTCGGCTACAACGCCAAGAATTGGCCGGAAGGCGCCAAGCCCGCCGACGTCAAGCTCGGCGTGGTCATCACCGACCTCTGCGTGTTCGACTTCAACGGTCCTGATCATGCGGCCCAGGTGCTGTCGCTGCATCCTGGCGTCACCTTCGAGCAGGTGCAGGACGCCACCGGCTTCCCGCTGCTGCGCGCCGAAGGCATGACCACCACCGCGGCGCCGACAGAGGAACAGATGGCGATCATCGCCAAGCTCGACCCGCACAATGTCCGCGCCACCGTGCTGAAGGGCAACCCTCCCGGCGTCCGCGCGGCGTGA
- a CDS encoding nuclear transport factor 2 family protein — protein MSEIEARFAALEARIAGLEDQLAIYQLIATYGPSVDSRTGSVTTSLWAEDGVYDFGRDPLVGAEKVGSLVNIEPHIHYVADGCAHVLSMPYVTVDGDTAVATGYSRVYLNQGDHWRVERASANRWELVRTPEGWRVRNRINRLLNGQPEARELLSNGVKGKA, from the coding sequence ATGTCTGAAATCGAGGCGAGATTTGCCGCGCTCGAGGCGCGTATTGCAGGACTGGAGGACCAGCTTGCCATCTACCAGTTGATTGCCACCTACGGCCCATCGGTCGACAGCCGTACCGGCAGCGTCACCACGTCGCTCTGGGCCGAGGACGGCGTCTATGATTTCGGCAGAGACCCGCTCGTTGGCGCCGAAAAGGTCGGGTCGCTGGTCAACATCGAGCCGCACATCCATTACGTCGCCGACGGCTGCGCCCATGTGCTGAGCATGCCGTATGTCACGGTTGACGGAGACACCGCCGTGGCGACGGGCTACTCGCGTGTCTACCTCAACCAGGGCGATCACTGGCGCGTCGAACGCGCCAGCGCCAACCGTTGGGAACTGGTGCGCACGCCTGAGGGCTGGCGCGTCCGCAACCGCATCAACCGCCTGCTCAACGGTCAGCCTGAGGCACGCGAACTGTTGTCGAACGGGGTGAAAGGCAAGGCCTGA
- a CDS encoding SDR family NAD(P)-dependent oxidoreductase has product MNILQGKSVVITGAGSGLGSAYARHAAGLGAAVVVNDIDAEAAQSTAESIVASGGKAVAHAGDISSWSYAQQLIDACIDAFGAITGIVNNAGILRIGKILDLTEADMRRMVEINLVGTAACASHAARRMLAAGRGGSIINVASGSQAGDVALGGYGATKGGVASLTYSWAMELRGTGLRVNALSPLAETAMAAQNKALMAEQAASREVHYAALPDTDVNAPVVSFLLSDAAEKINGQVVRIAGKQLSFVTHPLIADPVLEGDWSYEAVAAAFAGTLAANQQPLGLGYQRKPH; this is encoded by the coding sequence ATGAATATACTTCAGGGCAAGTCGGTGGTCATCACCGGCGCCGGATCAGGGCTGGGCTCGGCCTATGCGCGCCATGCAGCCGGCCTTGGCGCCGCGGTCGTCGTCAACGACATCGACGCCGAGGCCGCGCAATCGACGGCCGAATCGATCGTGGCATCTGGCGGCAAGGCTGTCGCGCATGCTGGTGACATCTCGTCCTGGAGCTATGCACAGCAGCTCATCGACGCCTGCATCGACGCTTTCGGTGCCATCACCGGCATCGTCAACAATGCCGGCATCCTCAGGATCGGCAAGATTCTCGATCTCACCGAGGCGGACATGCGCCGCATGGTCGAGATCAATCTCGTCGGCACCGCCGCCTGCGCCAGCCATGCGGCGCGACGCATGCTCGCCGCCGGCAGGGGTGGCTCGATCATCAATGTTGCCTCGGGCTCGCAAGCCGGTGACGTCGCTCTTGGTGGCTATGGCGCGACCAAGGGCGGCGTGGCTTCCCTTACCTATAGCTGGGCCATGGAGCTGCGCGGCACGGGCCTGCGCGTCAACGCGCTGTCGCCGCTGGCCGAAACCGCGATGGCTGCCCAGAACAAGGCGCTGATGGCCGAACAGGCGGCAAGCCGCGAGGTGCATTATGCTGCCCTGCCCGACACCGACGTCAATGCGCCTGTCGTCAGCTTCCTGCTCTCCGACGCTGCCGAAAAGATCAACGGCCAGGTCGTCCGCATTGCCGGCAAGCAACTGTCCTTCGTCACCCATCCGCTGATCGCCGACCCGGTGCTGGAAGGCGACTGGAGCTACGAGGCGGTTGCCGCTGCTTTCGCCGGTACTCTGGCCGCCAACCAGCAGCCGCTCGGCCTCGGCTATCAGAGGAAGCCACATTGA
- a CDS encoding TetR/AcrR family transcriptional regulator — protein sequence MAQMDGGAGAEYLDRDGSARASTNPRKELVREQLIDIAAELFDSKGYVQTSINDIAQALGLGRSAVYHYFRNKEEMLAALVESEALTPSHRLQELMAEPGLSASERLRRAIVDGIVRRLSSGSRFILLSRLETQIPEALGPLYNQGRRHIYDFYVRCISDGIKSGEFRTVDPKVTAFAVIGMANWTSRWYSPAGAKTPQEIGEIIADMALAGLRAHHDQPRDAEAVRQTISGLRQQIDELEKLVK from the coding sequence ATGGCACAGATGGATGGCGGCGCAGGCGCCGAGTATCTCGATCGCGACGGCTCGGCCCGCGCATCGACCAATCCGCGCAAGGAGTTGGTGCGCGAGCAACTGATCGACATTGCCGCCGAGCTGTTCGACAGCAAGGGTTATGTCCAGACCAGCATCAACGACATTGCCCAGGCGCTCGGCCTCGGCCGCTCGGCTGTCTACCACTACTTCCGCAACAAGGAAGAAATGCTTGCGGCACTCGTCGAGTCGGAAGCGCTGACCCCGTCGCACCGTCTGCAGGAGCTGATGGCCGAACCTGGCCTGTCGGCGTCCGAGCGGCTGCGCCGCGCCATCGTCGACGGCATCGTCCGCCGCCTGTCTTCCGGCTCGCGCTTCATCCTGCTGTCGCGGCTCGAAACCCAGATCCCCGAGGCGCTCGGTCCGCTCTACAACCAGGGCCGCCGTCACATCTATGATTTCTACGTGCGCTGCATCTCCGACGGCATCAAGTCAGGCGAGTTCCGCACCGTCGATCCGAAGGTTACCGCCTTTGCGGTGATCGGCATGGCCAACTGGACCTCACGCTGGTATTCGCCTGCGGGCGCCAAGACACCTCAGGAGATCGGCGAGATCATCGCCGACATGGCACTTGCCGGCCTGCGTGCTCATCACGACCAGCCGCGTGATGCCGAAGCCGTGCGCCAGACCATTTCGGGCCTGCGTCAGCAGATCGACGAGCTGGAAAAGCTGGTCAAATAG